The following are from one region of the Ruficoccus sp. ZRK36 genome:
- a CDS encoding MgtC/SapB family protein translates to MLDLRLPISVLDLPSYEWSMMWRVAVAAILAGLPGLEREFRRKPAGFRTHMIIGASCALMVMLGRVLLEQYSHLPNPEQIRTDPLRIFEAIVVGVSFIGAGTILKVEDSMRIRYLTTAASLLFAAAIGISVALDLFFLAAFECVLILVINLGLGRLEKEIN, encoded by the coding sequence ATGCTTGATTTACGGCTCCCGATCTCCGTTCTCGACTTACCCAGCTACGAATGGTCAATGATGTGGCGAGTTGCCGTAGCCGCGATTCTTGCGGGACTACCGGGGCTTGAGCGCGAGTTTCGACGCAAGCCAGCGGGGTTTCGCACACACATGATTATAGGCGCATCGTGCGCACTCATGGTAATGCTCGGACGTGTCCTGTTGGAGCAATACAGTCATCTACCAAACCCTGAGCAGATTCGAACCGATCCTCTGCGTATTTTTGAAGCCATTGTGGTTGGCGTCAGTTTTATTGGCGCAGGCACGATTCTTAAGGTCGAGGACTCTATGCGTATCCGGTATTTGACAACCGCGGCCAGTCTGTTGTTTGCAGCCGCAATCGGCATCAGTGTAGCCCTTGACCTCTTTTTCCTCGCGGCGTTCGAATGTGTATTAATCCTCGTAATCAATCTTGGATTAGGACGACTCGAAAAAGAGATAAATTAA
- a CDS encoding ABC transporter substrate-binding protein, protein MFRLLRIGRMLLVCILLAASSQLYAKRDGQAALEPIRVQLKWLHQFQFAGYYAALEKGFYAEHGLEVELLEGRPELDPAEVVLAGGAQYGVGTPEILLDYAGGEPLVALGVIFQHSPYVFLATFDSGISDIGQLTGKRIMMETQAAELYAYLTRERIPLSSLTILPHSFNADGLMDGSVDAMSAYATDEEFALNEQAVPYSAFSPRSGGVDFYGDLFFTTQSEIEKHPDRVRAFYEATIEGWQYAMQHPEEIVDLILEKYPTQKSRDALLFEADKMSQLMHPEIIPVGYMYKGRWQHIAETYQELGMLKTIPKLDPFLYDPNPPPNYTWALWTSGITLAVALVAFGILLPVWRLNGRLRREIEHRRRTEEKLKVAKLAAERANQIKAQFLASVTHDLRTPLNAIIGLSEIMLHDEREDEEREHLESIHKAGESLLRMVDELLDLNRIESGRIGLRDDPFILDDVLDEVANLLRVPAQRKSLELTVRLESAECASLRGDPERLRQILFNLGGNAVKFTHHGFVRISASKDSEGWLCLSIEDSGPGIPEEIREQLFDPFVRSKDAHETEGTGLGLSIVRRVAEAMGGTAAVGDKAHGEGALFLVRLPIIDPAPNEKALELSTCLDGLPIAVRLKSKERMAAAMVNLACLGARPSLFDASHISEYTLVLLDPAYATPDMTERLDQAGCPRLILTPRRSLMTRRTLAHLVRSKLSMGPVPGMDPH, encoded by the coding sequence ATGTTTCGCCTCCTACGGATCGGGAGAATGCTGTTGGTGTGCATTCTCCTGGCAGCCTCTTCTCAGCTTTACGCCAAAAGAGACGGACAGGCTGCCTTGGAGCCGATACGCGTGCAGTTGAAGTGGCTGCATCAGTTTCAGTTCGCCGGTTATTACGCAGCCCTGGAAAAAGGTTTTTACGCCGAGCACGGGCTGGAGGTTGAGCTGTTGGAGGGGCGTCCAGAGCTGGACCCCGCGGAAGTCGTACTGGCAGGCGGCGCGCAGTACGGGGTGGGCACGCCGGAAATCCTGCTCGACTACGCTGGTGGAGAGCCACTGGTGGCGCTCGGAGTCATCTTCCAGCACTCCCCCTACGTATTTCTGGCGACCTTTGACTCGGGCATTTCCGATATTGGCCAACTGACCGGTAAGCGAATCATGATGGAGACGCAGGCCGCCGAGCTATACGCCTACCTCACGCGGGAGAGAATCCCCCTCAGCAGCCTGACCATCCTGCCCCATTCGTTTAATGCTGACGGCTTGATGGATGGCTCAGTGGATGCCATGTCCGCCTACGCCACCGACGAAGAGTTCGCGCTAAACGAACAAGCCGTACCCTACTCGGCCTTTTCTCCCCGCTCAGGTGGCGTTGATTTTTATGGGGATTTGTTTTTCACCACTCAGTCGGAGATAGAGAAACATCCAGACCGGGTGCGTGCCTTTTATGAGGCGACGATCGAGGGCTGGCAGTACGCCATGCAGCACCCCGAGGAGATCGTTGATCTGATCCTGGAGAAGTACCCCACCCAGAAAAGCCGGGATGCGCTGCTCTTTGAGGCCGACAAAATGAGCCAGCTCATGCACCCGGAGATCATACCGGTGGGCTACATGTACAAGGGCCGCTGGCAGCACATCGCCGAGACCTACCAGGAGCTCGGGATGCTGAAGACCATCCCCAAGCTCGATCCTTTCCTTTACGATCCGAACCCGCCCCCGAACTACACATGGGCGCTGTGGACCAGCGGGATCACCCTGGCCGTCGCGCTCGTTGCATTTGGCATCCTGCTGCCCGTGTGGCGTCTGAACGGGCGCCTGCGCCGAGAGATCGAGCATCGACGCCGTACAGAGGAAAAGCTCAAGGTTGCCAAACTGGCCGCTGAGCGGGCCAACCAGATCAAGGCACAGTTTCTGGCGAGCGTCACCCATGACCTGCGCACGCCGCTGAACGCGATCATCGGCTTGTCCGAAATCATGCTCCATGATGAGCGTGAGGACGAAGAGCGCGAACACCTGGAAAGCATCCACAAGGCCGGGGAGTCCCTACTCCGTATGGTCGACGAGCTCCTCGACCTCAACCGCATCGAATCGGGGCGCATCGGCCTGCGGGACGATCCGTTCATCCTCGACGATGTTCTGGACGAGGTGGCAAATCTCCTGCGCGTCCCAGCTCAGCGTAAGAGTCTGGAGCTGACCGTGCGCCTGGAGTCCGCCGAGTGCGCTTCCCTGCGGGGAGACCCCGAGCGCCTGCGCCAGATCCTTTTCAATCTGGGCGGGAACGCCGTAAAGTTCACCCATCATGGCTTTGTACGCATCAGCGCCAGCAAGGACAGCGAGGGCTGGCTGTGCCTGAGCATTGAAGATAGCGGTCCGGGTATCCCGGAGGAGATACGCGAGCAGCTCTTCGATCCCTTTGTGCGCTCCAAGGACGCACACGAAACAGAAGGCACAGGGCTGGGCCTGAGCATCGTCAGGCGAGTCGCAGAGGCCATGGGAGGCACAGCAGCCGTCGGTGACAAAGCTCATGGCGAGGGCGCACTGTTTCTGGTGCGTCTGCCCATTATCGACCCCGCCCCCAACGAAAAGGCCCTTGAATTGAGCACCTGCCTCGATGGCCTGCCCATCGCTGTGCGATTAAAAAGTAAAGAACGGATGGCAGCTGCCATGGTGAACCTCGCCTGTCTGGGGGCACGGCCAAGCCTTTTTGACGCAAGCCACATCAGCGAGTATACGCTCGTGCTGCTCGACCCCGCCTACGCGACGCCCGATATGACCGAAAGGCTTGATCAGGCCGGCTGCCCACGTCTCATCCTGACGCCCCGGCGCTCACTCATGACTCGCCGGACGCTCGCCCACCTGGTCAGGAGCAAGCTGTCGATGGGGCCCGTCCCGGGGATGGATCCGCATTGA
- a CDS encoding ABC-F family ATP-binding cassette domain-containing protein, which produces MLQVSQLSKAYGGQVLFEDVTFRINRENRVALVGPNGAGKTTLFSIILGTGEPDGGLVDIERGARIGYLPQETAPEGDQTVIEIAAGITPEHARVRKIIGDCERAGDVTSDKYAEAVARYTELGGYQTEPKAKRILAGLSFRDSDYDRPARVLSGGWVMRAHLARLLTSEPDLLMLDEPTNHLDLESLGWFQNYLKSYPGGIFLISHDRAFLNALVDHVLEIRHHRVHSYRGNYDDYVEEAAARDAQHMAAYKNQQGKIAQLERFIERFGAKNTKATQAKSKQKQIDRMDKIDAPLESAKTLKVKFPEPPPSGQTVITLEDIHFAYGEHRVYKGIDFQAQRGERIVLVGPNGAGKSTLLKLLAGVLTPQQGEFTLGHNAKPGYFSQSRLDVLNAENTVLEEVQSINRAINETEARTVLGSFLFRGDAVFKKVAVLSGGEKSRLALIKLLLDPPNFLLMDEPTTHLDIASIDALIAALENYTGTLVFISHDVYFIRKIARSVLHISAGDLTAYAGDYDYYLFKSQSADERAALTAGEKLTNQRPDEVAHAGSGNGPSEASAAGFKSKEQKRAEAAARQERAKIRAEVDLLEEQICKLEDKQRELSAQMEDPDLYGGDSGKVMQINRDLMAVNDELERLNEAWMAAADKLEE; this is translated from the coding sequence ATGCTTCAGGTTTCACAGCTCAGCAAGGCCTATGGGGGCCAGGTCCTATTTGAGGACGTGACGTTTCGCATCAACCGCGAGAATCGCGTGGCGCTGGTCGGCCCCAATGGCGCGGGTAAGACCACTCTGTTTTCCATCATTCTGGGCACCGGTGAGCCGGACGGTGGGCTGGTCGATATCGAGCGGGGTGCCCGCATCGGCTACCTGCCACAGGAAACCGCGCCCGAGGGTGACCAGACGGTGATCGAGATTGCCGCCGGGATCACCCCCGAGCACGCGCGAGTGCGCAAGATTATCGGTGACTGTGAGCGGGCAGGGGATGTGACCTCGGATAAATACGCCGAGGCCGTGGCCCGCTATACGGAGCTGGGTGGGTATCAGACCGAGCCCAAAGCGAAGCGCATCCTCGCGGGTCTGTCGTTCCGGGACAGTGACTATGACCGCCCGGCTCGTGTGCTCAGTGGCGGCTGGGTCATGCGCGCACACTTGGCGCGGCTGCTGACCTCCGAGCCGGACCTGCTCATGCTGGACGAGCCGACGAACCACCTCGACCTGGAGTCGCTCGGCTGGTTTCAGAACTATTTAAAAAGCTATCCGGGGGGTATCTTTCTCATCTCGCACGACCGGGCCTTTCTCAATGCACTGGTGGACCACGTGCTGGAGATCCGCCACCACCGGGTCCACAGCTACCGGGGGAATTACGACGACTACGTCGAGGAGGCCGCCGCACGCGACGCGCAGCACATGGCCGCCTATAAGAACCAGCAGGGCAAGATTGCTCAGCTGGAGCGCTTTATCGAGCGTTTCGGGGCCAAGAACACCAAGGCTACCCAGGCCAAGTCCAAGCAGAAGCAGATCGACCGCATGGACAAGATCGATGCTCCGCTGGAGAGCGCCAAGACGCTGAAGGTGAAGTTTCCAGAGCCCCCGCCCAGTGGCCAGACAGTGATCACGCTGGAGGATATTCACTTCGCCTACGGGGAGCACCGGGTGTACAAGGGGATCGACTTCCAGGCGCAGCGCGGGGAGCGAATCGTACTGGTCGGCCCCAATGGCGCAGGCAAGTCCACGCTGCTGAAGCTCTTAGCCGGTGTGCTTACGCCCCAGCAGGGCGAGTTCACCCTCGGGCATAACGCCAAGCCGGGCTACTTCTCGCAGAGCCGCCTCGATGTGCTCAATGCCGAGAACACGGTGCTGGAGGAGGTCCAGAGCATCAACCGCGCGATCAACGAGACCGAAGCCCGCACCGTGCTCGGGTCGTTCCTGTTTCGGGGGGATGCGGTCTTTAAAAAGGTGGCCGTGCTCTCTGGGGGAGAAAAGTCCCGCCTGGCCCTGATCAAGCTCCTGCTCGATCCGCCGAACTTCCTGCTCATGGATGAGCCGACGACGCACCTCGATATCGCCAGTATCGATGCGCTCATCGCCGCCTTGGAAAACTATACCGGGACGCTGGTGTTCATCAGCCACGACGTGTATTTTATCCGCAAGATCGCCCGCAGCGTCCTGCATATCAGTGCCGGGGACCTGACCGCATATGCCGGCGACTACGATTACTATTTGTTCAAGTCCCAGTCTGCGGACGAGCGCGCAGCCCTCACCGCCGGGGAGAAGCTGACCAACCAGCGCCCGGACGAAGTGGCCCATGCGGGTTCCGGTAACGGCCCATCCGAGGCCAGCGCCGCAGGCTTTAAGTCCAAGGAGCAGAAACGCGCTGAGGCCGCTGCCCGCCAGGAACGGGCTAAAATTCGTGCCGAGGTGGATCTGCTGGAGGAGCAGATCTGCAAACTCGAGGACAAGCAGCGCGAGCTGAGCGCACAGATGGAGGATCCCGATCTTTACGGCGGCGACAGCGGTAAGGTCATGCAGATCAACCGCGACCTGATGGCTGTCAACGACGAGCTGGAGCGCCTCAACGAGGCCTGGATGGCAGCCGCCGATAAGCTTGAGGAGTGA
- a CDS encoding LacI family DNA-binding transcriptional regulator — MAPQRPTQKTIAEATGLTQATVSMALAGHPKISAETRQLVLDTAERLGYRPDPVLSALSAYRKQVVPAGYQATLAWLANEGEDPRWKQSSTFRLYHSGALKRAQELGYNLEEHYLLSEGMTPRRLAELLQARNIPGMLIAPQPAPDMHIDFDFTHFSAVTFGYTLSRPALHLATLHQFRSMKKLLANLIGRGYKRLGLALGEDSDRRADYNWSGAYMSFQRHLPSCDHVPVHMPETLEQPAFTRWFKQHRPDVVISINRHVHAWLTEAGERIPETTGVALLSVPDGGEFYSGIWENPELIGARALEFLVDLIHRRECGVPTIPLSQLVDGTWVEGTTLRSPQ; from the coding sequence ATGGCTCCCCAGCGTCCCACCCAGAAAACGATCGCCGAGGCCACCGGCCTGACCCAGGCAACCGTATCCATGGCACTGGCGGGACACCCCAAAATCTCCGCCGAAACCCGGCAGCTCGTGCTCGATACCGCGGAGCGCCTCGGCTATCGCCCCGACCCTGTGCTCTCGGCCCTGTCCGCCTACCGCAAGCAGGTCGTCCCGGCAGGGTATCAGGCGACTCTGGCCTGGCTTGCCAATGAGGGGGAGGACCCGCGCTGGAAGCAATCGTCGACCTTTCGCCTGTACCATTCCGGCGCTCTTAAGCGGGCGCAAGAGCTGGGCTACAATCTGGAGGAGCATTACCTCCTGAGCGAGGGCATGACCCCCCGTCGGCTGGCCGAGTTGCTACAGGCCAGAAATATCCCCGGCATGCTGATCGCCCCACAGCCCGCGCCGGACATGCATATCGACTTTGACTTTACCCATTTCTCGGCGGTCACATTTGGCTACACCCTCTCCCGGCCCGCCCTGCACCTCGCCACCCTCCATCAGTTCCGCTCCATGAAAAAGCTGTTGGCGAACCTCATCGGACGCGGATACAAACGGCTGGGACTCGCTCTGGGGGAAGACAGCGACCGCCGCGCCGACTACAACTGGTCCGGCGCCTATATGAGCTTCCAGCGTCACCTGCCGAGCTGTGACCACGTACCTGTACACATGCCGGAGACTTTGGAGCAGCCTGCCTTCACGCGCTGGTTTAAGCAGCACCGGCCCGATGTCGTGATCAGCATCAACCGCCACGTGCATGCATGGTTGACCGAGGCCGGGGAGCGCATTCCCGAAACGACCGGCGTGGCCCTCCTGTCCGTCCCCGATGGAGGCGAGTTCTACTCTGGCATCTGGGAGAATCCTGAGCTGATCGGGGCGCGTGCGCTTGAGTTTCTGGTGGACCTGATTCACCGCCGCGAGTGTGGCGTACCCACGATTCCGCTCTCTCAACTGGTAGACGGCACATGGGTTGAAGGAACCACCCTACGTTCGCCCCAATAG